The Medicago truncatula cultivar Jemalong A17 chromosome 4, MtrunA17r5.0-ANR, whole genome shotgun sequence genome includes a region encoding these proteins:
- the LOC11446341 gene encoding uncharacterized protein, which translates to MSTQFVQPPPPPIEVTQQAYTTQSGHGSVGPVIAVLAVITVLGIIAGMIGRLCSGRRVMGYGEYDIESWVETKCSSCVGGRIVPPPPPRPPVNEPEAAAENSPAVEDSQEIKEEEQSQQQSRQSSLGHSSG; encoded by the coding sequence ATGTCCACACAATTTGtgcaaccaccaccaccacccatCGAAGTAACCCAACAAGCATACACAACCCAGTCGGGTCATGGATCAGTTGGACCCGTCATTGCGGTTCTTGCAGTCATCACCGTTTTGGGTATCATCGCCGGTATGATTGGTAGGCTCTGTTCGGGTCGTCGGGTCATGGGTTATGGTGAATACGACATTGAATCATGGGTTGAAACCAAATGCTCCTCTTGTGTCGGTGGAAGAATAGTCCCTCCTCCCCCACCTCGTCCGCCGGTGAATGAACCCGAAGCCGCTGCTGAGAATTCTCCGGCGGTGGAAGATTCTCAAGAGATTAAAGAAGAAGAACAATCACAACAACAATCTAGGCAAAGCTCACTAGGTCATAGTAGTGGTTAA
- the LOC11444117 gene encoding la-related protein 6C translates to MAQAQREEKIHHEKNQEKDHVQETSNSSFKFNVQAPEFVPRSHSQMPISGYFYPCFQILGGSGESDWFYVGDQDPSACLIPNANVSQPNCSKNVLNPDLQQKIVKQVEYQFSDLSLLANESFQKQMNKDPEGYVPITVIASTKKIKSLVNNIHLLTQAIRHSSKLVLSADGKKVKRKHPFAEKEKEELMSRTVVAENLPDDHSHQNLQKIFGVVGSIKTIRICHPQEPNSSRPKGDFLISNKLHALVEYESSDVADKAVEKLNDERNWRKGMRVRLLLRCSPKSVLKNRKSEFDGYLDDDENLHSETAEDSSHPNNTELCVESNGDETSVGSKKGWTRGRGKGRGRTQNHTGRGLLAPPSPSSSVVLGEVSTKPNAKGPRMPDGTRGFAIGRGKPISSPTSPQE, encoded by the exons ATGGCACAAGCACAACGTGAAGAGAAGATTCATCATGAGAAGAATCAAGAAAAAGATCATGTTCAAGAGACAAGCAattcaagcttcaaattcaaTGTTCAAGCGCCTGAATTCGTGCCGAGATCGCATTCTCAAATGCCGATTTCGGGTTATTTCTATCCTTGCTTTCAGATTCTTGGTGGTTCTGGTGAATCTGATTGGTTCTACGTTGGTGATCAAGATCCTTCTGCATGTTTGATCCCTAATGCTAATGTTTCGCAACCCAATTGTTCCAAGAATGTGCTCAACCCTGACCTTCAACAGAAGATTGTTAAACAG GTGGAGTATCAGTTCAGTGACCTGAGCTTGCTAGCAAATGAATCTTTCCAGAAACAGATGAATAAGGATCCTGAAGGTTATG TTCCAATTACTGTGATTGCTTCCACAAAAAAGATCAAGTCACTTGTTAACAACATTCATCTGCTTACACAAGCTATTCGCCATTCTTCAAAACTT GTTTTGAGTGCTGATGGCAAGAAGGTTAAACGAAAACATCCTTTCGCTGAAAAGGAGAAAGAGGAATTAATG TCTCGGACTGTTGTGGCAGAGAATTTACCTGACGATCATTCCCATCAAAATCTTCAGAAAATATTTGGCGTAGTTGGGAG CATCAAAACAATCAGAATATGCCATCCCCAAGAACCGAATTCTTCTCGCCCGAAAGGTGATTTCCTCATCAGTAACAAG CTACATGCACTTGTGGAGTATGAATCATCGGATGTTGCTGACAAAGCT GTTGAGAAATTAAACGATGAAAGGAACTGGAGGAAAGGGATGCGAGTAAGGTTGCTGCTTAGATGCTCG CCAAAATCTGTTTTGAAGAATAGAAAGTCAGAATTCGATGGCTATCTTGATGACGATGAGAATCTACATTCTGAAACTGCTGAAGATTCTTCTCATCCAAACAACACTGAATTATGTGTTGAGAGTAAT GGTGATGAAACTTCAGTCGGATCAAAGAAAGGATGGACTAGAGGTCGAGGAAAGGGAAGAGGACGCACTCAAAACCATACCGGACGTGGCCTACTTGCCCCACCATCTCCATCAAGCAGTGTTGTCCTGGGTGAAGTGTCGACTAAACCCAATGCAAAGGGCCCTAGAATGCCAGATGGAACAAGAGGTTTCGCCATCGGACGAGGCAAACCGATTAGTTCTCCCACTTCACCTCAGGAGTAA